The DNA window CCCATTTGAACAATCTTTGAATTTTTCAAAGGCACATCTTTACTATTTGGAACAATAATTCGGAACAATCTTTGAAATGCAAATATTTGATCTTGCCTTGGATATCAAAACCCCACATTCCGAATTATTGGACAACAGTGTTGACATATCCTCTAAAGAAACATGGTGGTTTCTTTAAACCCTGAAGTGAAGGAAGATAACCGTCAACAGCTGCTAAATCTTCACATCATATATCCATCTTCTCACTTGTGCTGCAACTTTAAGTTCCTCTGATTTGCCAATCACCAGTAATTGTCACAGGAGCAGTGTCCCCCGTGGAAATGATGAAACCGATTCCGATCTCTGATAATCACTTTCCGGTTGTACACTACGGACAGAAGTTTCGCAAAATTATGGCAATCTAGACATATACGAAGATCTTTTGCAACCCTCAACGTCGTACCAGGTGGGGTTGAAAGAACCCCAAAAGCGATAGCCAATTTCTCACTATGGTAAGAAAGTGCATTCTCTTTCTCTGCTGCTCCCATATCGTGCAACTCCGAATTTACTTCAGCGACATAACCAGCAATCCGAAGCTGCTGGTTTATTTCCCGCATCATCTCATATATTTCCTTCTTTCTTGGATGTAAAACATCATCTGCAACAAATTCATGAACATGCCCTCTTAACTCGATCGTGCTACAAGCCGGCGTCGATTGAATACCTCTATCTTTCATCAATTTCCTCACTTCCACAACCTTTTCCCACATGCCTACGGAAGAATAAATATTCAACAATAAGATATAGTCCCCTGATTCTTGAGCTTTGAGCTCAACCAAATGCTCGATGGCTCGTTCTCCAATTTCAATTTGGCGGTGGATTCTACACGCTCCTAGCAATGTTCTCCACATTGCTGCATCGGGCTTGATCCTCATTGAAATGATGAGATTGTATGCCTCCTCAAGTAGACCAGCACGACCCAAAAGATCTACCATACACCCATAATGGTGAATGTTCGGAAGAACCCCAAAATCTTGACTCATACAATGGAAAATCTTCCGACCCTCATTGACTAAACCCGAGTGGCTACAAGCTGATAATAAGCCGGTAAATGTCTGATTACCGGGGAAAACACCTGCTCTTTGCATCTCTTCGAAAGCTGCAATCGCATCTCTGCCATACCCGTTACTCGCTAAACCTGAAATCATCGAACTCCAGGTGACCACATCTTTACTTACCATCTTCTTAAACACGTCGTACGCTTTTTCCACGCATCCACAACGCGAATACATGGCTATAAGAGAATtgcaaatatttatttcattgtGAAGACTGTGTTCTGTAACATAGTTATGGACTTTTTCACCGAATTCTAGTGCATTCAAGCTTGCACAAGCTTGAAGGACAAGCAAACAGGTGACATTGTCTGGTTGGCATTCGAATGAATTTCTCATCAGATCAAACAAACCCAAGGCATCTCGTGTTCGTCCGTTACGAGTATAGCAAGAAATCAATACATTCCATGCAACGGTATCTTTACGAGTCATTTCATCAAACAATTTACAGGCATCACGACCTTTACCAAAACACGAGTAAAAATCCACCAATGTAGTCAGTAAAAGGCCATCAGATTTATAACCATCTTTCCAAATCCTTGCATGAATCTGCAACCCATTAGACAAAGACCCGATCTTTACACAACATTTCACGGCAACTGTCGCTGACAAAGCGTTGGCATAAATGCCTAAAGAAAGTAATTCTTGGTATAACACAAGTCCTTTTTGAGCTGAATCACTAGTTACCGAATAAGCCTTGATCATGGTATTATACAAGAAACGCTGGGATCAGGAAACTCGCAAAATATTCTGTGAGAGTAGGATAAATCACGCAACAGAGGGGTCCCGAATCGAGAGAGAAAGGAGAGGAAAATCCGGGTGTTGTAGAAATAAGAGGTGCGGAGGAGATAAGAGTGGAGCTGGAGCAAATGGGATTTTTTAGTGCATGATTTTATGAGGGAAATCGTCGTCTTTTCATCATGGAGTTGGTGTTGAGCTGCTGAGGAGGTGGTCGACAGCGACTCGTGGTGGCGATCAAGCGCTGCGGCGGCTCCGATAAAAGATCGAGATAAAGGGTCACCAAAGTATAATCGTGAGCAATGAAACGAGTAGATTCTTCTCATTGGAGTTCCCACGACCAAAAAATTGATTGAATAAATCACATATACACGAGTTGGAATAAGGTCTGTGGGAGTGGTGCTTTATTTCCTTTAAACTTGAAAGAGGACGGCGATTAGATATTTGGtttgaataaataaaaacattaaagTATAATTTGgacaaagaaaaagaaatttgCGTCAAACCATTTATATCACAAATTGTCTACAAAGTGAAAAAATACAGAAAGCTAATTAATACTACCGGCTGCCACTAAACTTGATTATATTAGAACATCGTAAAATCACAAGAGTTACAAGAAATGTAATCGGAAAGCAAATACTCCAACTCTTCCTCGTCGGCATCCACGAGAGTATGGAAGCCAGAGCTTGGTGTGTTTTGATCAGAATTTGAAGGGTTGTCAAAGGATTTCGAAGATGAATCAGCCACATTTCCTCCAGTTAGTCTTCTCTTCTTATAATTTGCTTTGAAACAGGCTTGTCTTAGTCTCTTGGTTTTGTCCTCCAACTGCAAATCAGGAATCTCTTCCATCAATTTCTTTTCTTGCTCTAAAATCACAATGGCGTCTCTCAGCTTCACTTCTCCTCCATCTTTACCCAATTCCTGTCAAAATATTATCATACGAATCATCAAATATAACTTCGCGTCAAAGGGTGGAATGTATTTGGTTGTGAAGCACCAATGGCTTGACTTTCTTAATCCATTCTTAATAACAAGTTCAAGATATCAGTAGGTATACCAGAACATTTTTTATTAGGGTTTGAA is part of the Primulina eburnea isolate SZY01 chromosome 1, ASM2296580v1, whole genome shotgun sequence genome and encodes:
- the LOC140837262 gene encoding LOW QUALITY PROTEIN: pentatricopeptide repeat-containing protein At3g47530-like (The sequence of the model RefSeq protein was modified relative to this genomic sequence to represent the inferred CDS: inserted 1 base in 1 codon), giving the protein MRRIYSFHCSRLYFGDPLSRSFIGAAAALDRHHESLSTTSSAAQHQLHDEKTTISLIKSCTKKSHLLQLHSYLLRTSYFYNTRIFLSFLSRFGTPLLRDLSYSHRIFCEFPDPSVSXYNTMIKAYSVTSDSAQKGLVLYQELLSLGIYANALSATVAVKCCVKIGSLSNGLQIHARIWKDGYKSDGLLLTTLVDFYSCFGKGRDACKLFDEMTRKDTVAWNVLISCYTRNGRTRDALGLFDLMRNSFECQPDNVTCLLVLQACASLNALEFGEKVHNYVTEHSLHNEINICNSLIAMYSRCGCVEKAYDVFKKMVSKDVVTWSSMISGLASNGYGRDAIAAFEEMQRAGVFPGNQTFTGLLSACSHSGLVNEGRKIFHCMSQDFGVLPNIHHYGCMVDLLGRAGLLEEAYNLIISMRIKPDAAMWRTLLGACRIHRQIEIGERAIEHLVELKAQESGDYILLLNIYSSVGMWEKVVEVRKLMKDRGIQSTPACSTIELRGHVHEFVADDVLHPRKKEIYEMMREINQQLRIAGYVAEVNSELHDMGAAEKENALSYHSEKLAIAFGVLSTPPGTTLRVAKDLRICLDCHNFAKLLSVVYNRKVIIRDRNRFHHFHGGHCSCDNYW
- the LOC140809214 gene encoding protein RKD2-like encodes the protein MTKRASFDKTNDQRVFYMPITQAAKELNVGLTLLKKRCRELGIQRWPHRKLMSLQTLIKNVLELGKDGGEVKLRDAIVILEQEKKLMEEIPDLQLEDKTKRLRQACFKANYKKRRLTGGNVADSSSKSFDNPSNSDQNTPSSGFHTLVDADEEELEYLLSDYISCNSCDFTMF